The following coding sequences are from one Halomonas sp. HAL1 window:
- a CDS encoding isochorismatase family protein, protein MQTTDKTAKEIFHDVMANPQRVPFGFGKKAVLVNVDPQKAYTRTDLFKTAYETDPKQLEYTNQLARGFREKGWPVVWTHVAFLDSAEDAGVWGTRTDTPDSLQNIKYGSERAEFDERCEIDRSRDVIYTKRMPSAFFETPLQSLLVWHQVDTVIITGGSTSGCIRATAVESLSRGYRTIVPMECVSDKHESYHYANLTDLHLKYADVMPVAEVLAWLEGDA, encoded by the coding sequence ATGCAGACCACTGATAAAACGGCAAAAGAGATCTTTCACGACGTGATGGCCAACCCCCAGCGGGTGCCCTTTGGCTTTGGCAAAAAAGCCGTGCTGGTCAATGTAGACCCCCAAAAGGCCTACACCCGTACTGATCTCTTCAAGACCGCCTACGAAACCGACCCCAAACAGCTGGAGTATACGAACCAGCTGGCGCGCGGCTTCCGGGAGAAAGGCTGGCCGGTGGTCTGGACTCATGTCGCCTTTCTGGACTCCGCCGAAGATGCGGGCGTGTGGGGCACCCGCACCGACACTCCCGATTCACTGCAAAACATCAAGTACGGCTCCGAGCGCGCCGAATTCGACGAGCGCTGCGAAATCGACCGCAGCCGCGACGTGATCTACACCAAGCGCATGCCTTCGGCCTTTTTTGAAACGCCGCTGCAGTCACTGCTGGTATGGCACCAGGTCGACACAGTAATCATCACCGGTGGCTCTACCTCGGGTTGCATTCGCGCCACTGCCGTGGAGAGCCTGTCCCGTGGCTACCGCACCATCGTCCCGATGGAGTGCGTCTCCGATAAACACGAAAGCTACCACTACGCCAACCTGACCGACCTGCACCTCAAATACGCCGATGTCATGCCCGTTGCTGAGGTGCTGGCGTGGCTTGAGGGCGATGCATAA
- a CDS encoding oxaloacetate decarboxylase encodes MTRQHLASPQASHQPAQLKQLLQDTPIVVAPGVFDALGASLAEQAGFDTVYLSGASLAYTQLGRPDIGLLSITEICTAMSHIRERTNLSVVVDCDTGFGNAMNVMRSVRLLERAGANAIQLEDQTYPKRCGHLRGKTLVSKSEMVGKLHAALDARENDSTLIIGRTDALGVEGTDSAIERAQAYYEAGVDMLFIEGIRSDDDISKIMTQFKGKVPIMANMVEGGDTPLQNAQALEALGFSLVIFPGALVRAITHMASRFFATLKQDGTTDAFREQMLDFKQLNDYLGTQAMLELGEQYDNR; translated from the coding sequence ATGACACGCCAACACCTTGCTTCACCACAGGCTTCACACCAGCCCGCCCAACTTAAACAGCTGTTGCAGGACACCCCCATTGTGGTCGCTCCCGGCGTGTTTGACGCACTCGGCGCGTCGCTGGCCGAACAAGCAGGGTTTGATACCGTCTATCTTTCTGGCGCTAGCCTGGCCTATACCCAGCTGGGACGACCCGATATTGGCTTGCTCAGCATTACCGAGATTTGCACCGCGATGTCGCATATTCGCGAGCGAACCAATCTTTCCGTGGTGGTGGATTGCGACACCGGCTTTGGCAACGCCATGAACGTGATGCGCAGCGTGCGTCTGCTGGAGCGTGCAGGCGCCAATGCCATTCAGTTGGAAGACCAGACCTACCCTAAACGCTGCGGCCACCTGCGCGGCAAAACGCTGGTCTCCAAGAGCGAAATGGTCGGTAAATTGCACGCGGCACTGGATGCGCGAGAAAATGATAGCACGCTTATTATTGGACGAACCGATGCACTGGGCGTGGAAGGCACCGACAGCGCCATCGAGCGCGCCCAGGCTTACTATGAAGCGGGCGTAGACATGCTGTTTATCGAAGGTATTCGCAGCGACGACGATATCAGCAAGATCATGACCCAGTTCAAAGGCAAAGTGCCGATCATGGCCAATATGGTCGAGGGTGGAGACACACCGCTGCAGAACGCTCAGGCGCTGGAAGCGCTGGGCTTCTCGCTGGTGATTTTCCCTGGCGCGTTGGTGCGAGCGATTACCCACATGGCCAGTCGTTTCTTTGCCACGCTGAAACAGGACGGCACCACCGACGCCTTCCGTGAACAGATGCTCGACTTCAAACAGCTCAACGACTACCTAGGCACCCAGGCGATGCTGGAGCTTGGCGAGCAGTACGACAATCGCTAA
- a CDS encoding nuclear transport factor 2 family protein, which produces MSYPDNHSTEQVRAFLSAMEARDLGRAERFLATHVVMQFPGAPPMQRLNEVAEWAKTRYRRVSKTFHAVDQCLYPNHCVVVCHGELTVEWLDGSTSTGVRFIDRFELTDGLITRQDVWNDLALVRR; this is translated from the coding sequence ATGTCATACCCAGATAACCACAGCACAGAGCAGGTGCGCGCCTTCTTAAGCGCCATGGAAGCGCGCGACTTAGGCCGTGCCGAGCGCTTCCTTGCGACTCACGTGGTGATGCAATTCCCTGGCGCGCCGCCCATGCAGCGACTAAACGAGGTCGCGGAGTGGGCAAAAACCCGCTATCGCCGTGTGAGCAAAACATTTCACGCAGTAGATCAATGCTTATATCCAAACCACTGTGTGGTGGTCTGCCATGGCGAGCTAACAGTGGAGTGGCTAGATGGCAGCACGTCGACCGGCGTGCGTTTTATTGATCGCTTTGAATTAACCGATGGCCTGATTACCCGCCAGGATGTGTGGAACGACTTGGCGCTCGTGCGCCGCTAA
- a CDS encoding GntR family transcriptional regulator, protein MSEAKTSAVGGTKSHRIYLLLKDAILSGRLPAGSKLAGENKLAEQHGVSRVTVRRAMEALQAAGMVERKAGVGTVVLEQPLDATVMTASVSNLMPNMVKMSQASQVRLLEFAYVLPPEMIRERLGMAQNGKVQRSVRVRMVDDKPFSHLVTHVPETIALHYNEMDLANTPLFVLLERSGVKVDHASQSISATLASHEVAEALDVPVGSPLISLTRVVFDEQGRGVEHLDALYRPDRYRFQIDLERNGDDNSRYWEPRVGGMPTTGKDE, encoded by the coding sequence ATGAGTGAGGCAAAAACCTCTGCGGTGGGTGGCACAAAATCACACCGTATTTATCTGCTACTGAAAGATGCCATTTTGAGTGGGCGGCTGCCTGCGGGCAGTAAATTAGCAGGTGAAAATAAGCTGGCGGAGCAGCATGGCGTTTCGCGAGTCACCGTTCGGCGTGCCATGGAGGCGTTGCAAGCAGCAGGCATGGTAGAGCGGAAGGCGGGAGTGGGTACGGTGGTGCTGGAGCAGCCGCTGGACGCTACAGTGATGACCGCCAGCGTGTCTAACCTGATGCCCAACATGGTCAAAATGAGCCAAGCGTCCCAAGTGCGCTTGTTGGAGTTTGCCTATGTGCTACCACCGGAAATGATCCGTGAGCGGCTAGGTATGGCCCAGAACGGCAAGGTACAGCGCTCGGTGCGTGTCCGTATGGTCGACGATAAGCCATTTTCCCATCTGGTGACCCACGTCCCGGAAACTATTGCTCTGCACTACAACGAGATGGATTTAGCCAATACGCCGCTGTTTGTGCTGCTTGAGCGTAGCGGTGTGAAGGTGGATCACGCTTCCCAATCGATTTCCGCTACGTTGGCCAGCCACGAGGTCGCGGAAGCACTGGATGTACCGGTAGGTTCGCCGCTGATCTCGCTGACCCGTGTGGTGTTTGATGAGCAGGGTCGAGGCGTTGAGCATCTGGATGCGCTCTATCGTCCGGATCGGTATCGCTTCCAAATTGATCTGGAGCGTAATGGCGACGATAACTCCCGCTACTGGGAGCCCAGGGTAGGTGGAATGCCCACTACCGGGAAGGATGAGTAG
- the leuC gene encoding 3-isopropylmalate dehydratase large subunit, with amino-acid sequence MSTPTTLFDKVWRAHEVHRSESGQSLLWIDRHFVHEGSFHAFNKLGERALPVARPDLTFGIADHYVPTLARDLAGVADPKVRSMIEQLSQNTQQHGVTLFGLDDPRQGIVHVLGPEQGLTQPGMVMVCGDSHTATHGAFGSIAFGIGASEVAHVLATQTLWQSKPKVMRITVEGQLAEGITAKDIALTWIARLGADGARGYAIEYAGEAIRSLSMEARLTLCNLSIEGGGRCGMIAPDQTTFDYLRERPWSPKGDAFDQACAYWSTLYSDPGASFDLEVTLHADEIAPTVTWGVSPEEALPIDRAVPDPDQLSDPAKARQARDSLSYMGLTAGQKLTDITIDRVFIGSCTNARIEDLRAAAAVLAGHKSRVPGMVSPGSTLVKTQAEAEGLDRIFIDAGLEWRHSGCSMCVGMNGDLVASGERCASTTNRNFKGRQGPGARTHLMSPAMVAAAAVSGRLADVRTLTAGSDSSVQASGAH; translated from the coding sequence ATGAGTACCCCAACAACGCTGTTTGACAAAGTTTGGCGCGCCCACGAGGTTCACCGAAGTGAAAGCGGACAGAGCCTGCTGTGGATTGACCGTCACTTTGTCCATGAAGGCTCTTTTCATGCGTTCAATAAGCTCGGTGAGCGAGCCCTGCCCGTTGCCCGGCCCGATCTGACCTTTGGCATTGCTGACCACTACGTACCGACGCTAGCCCGTGATTTGGCAGGCGTTGCCGATCCCAAAGTGCGCTCAATGATCGAGCAGCTCTCCCAAAATACCCAGCAGCATGGTGTGACGCTGTTTGGCCTGGATGACCCACGCCAGGGCATTGTGCATGTGCTAGGCCCAGAGCAGGGGCTCACTCAGCCTGGGATGGTGATGGTGTGTGGCGATAGTCATACCGCTACCCATGGTGCTTTTGGCAGCATTGCCTTTGGTATTGGCGCATCAGAAGTCGCCCACGTGCTGGCCACCCAAACGTTGTGGCAAAGCAAGCCCAAGGTGATGCGCATCACGGTGGAAGGCCAACTGGCCGAAGGCATCACCGCCAAGGATATCGCGCTCACCTGGATTGCCCGTTTGGGCGCCGATGGAGCACGGGGCTACGCCATCGAGTACGCCGGTGAGGCGATTCGCTCGCTCTCCATGGAAGCACGGCTCACGCTGTGTAATCTCTCCATAGAGGGCGGTGGCCGCTGCGGCATGATCGCGCCGGATCAAACCACCTTCGACTATTTGCGCGAGCGCCCCTGGAGCCCGAAAGGCGATGCCTTCGATCAAGCCTGCGCTTACTGGTCCACGCTCTACAGCGACCCAGGCGCCAGCTTTGATCTTGAAGTGACGCTGCATGCCGATGAAATTGCGCCGACAGTGACCTGGGGCGTCTCGCCGGAAGAGGCACTGCCGATCGACCGGGCGGTGCCTGATCCTGATCAATTGAGCGATCCAGCGAAAGCGCGCCAAGCCCGGGATAGCTTGTCCTATATGGGGCTAACGGCGGGGCAAAAACTTACTGATATCACCATTGATCGAGTATTTATTGGCTCATGCACCAACGCGCGTATTGAAGACTTGCGCGCTGCGGCGGCGGTGCTGGCGGGTCACAAAAGCCGCGTACCCGGTATGGTCTCGCCCGGCTCCACGCTGGTGAAAACCCAGGCGGAGGCCGAAGGACTGGACCGCATATTTATCGATGCCGGGCTTGAGTGGCGCCACTCCGGCTGCTCCATGTGTGTCGGGATGAACGGTGATTTGGTGGCGAGCGGCGAGCGCTGTGCTTCCACCACCAATCGCAACTTCAAAGGCCGCCAGGGGCCAGGGGCGCGTACGCATCTGATGTCACCTGCCATGGTGGCTGCGGCGGCGGTCAGTGGACGGTTGGCCGATGTGCGGACGCTAACGGCGGGCAGTGACTCATCCGTTCAGGCTTCAGGAGCGCACTAA
- the leuD gene encoding 3-isopropylmalate dehydratase small subunit translates to MQPITVLDTLGVALAAANVDTDQLIPARFMKEPRSVGYGQFLLYDVRHDEQDTPNPEFILHRPNANDAEVMVSRRNFGAGSSREAAVYALVDYGFRCVVAPSFGDIFASNAVNNGLLPAVVEEDDAERLLAALGDAPAAIHVDLEKQVVRVAEVEVSFSISPVWRTKLLNGWDDIDMTRQHADTITGFAARYTAQFPWTSAQPPENAIISKG, encoded by the coding sequence ATGCAACCAATTACCGTACTAGACACCCTTGGCGTTGCCCTTGCTGCGGCTAATGTGGATACCGATCAACTGATTCCCGCGCGCTTTATGAAAGAACCGCGCAGCGTCGGTTACGGCCAGTTTCTGCTTTACGACGTTCGCCACGATGAGCAGGACACACCTAACCCCGAGTTTATTCTTCATCGCCCTAACGCAAATGATGCCGAAGTGATGGTTAGTCGCCGCAATTTTGGCGCGGGGTCATCTCGTGAAGCGGCGGTTTATGCGTTGGTCGACTACGGCTTTCGCTGTGTGGTGGCGCCGAGTTTTGGCGATATTTTTGCGTCGAACGCCGTCAATAACGGCTTGCTGCCTGCGGTGGTGGAAGAGGACGACGCCGAGCGTTTGTTAGCAGCTCTAGGCGATGCACCCGCCGCGATACACGTTGACTTAGAGAAGCAGGTCGTCCGTGTGGCAGAAGTAGAGGTCAGTTTTTCGATTAGCCCCGTTTGGCGCACTAAATTGCTAAATGGCTGGGATGACATTGATATGACCCGTCAGCATGCTGACACCATTACCGGTTTTGCCGCTCGGTATACAGCACAGTTTCCCTGGACATCGGCGCAGCCGCCAGAAAACGCCATCATCAGTAAAGGGTAG
- the dctP gene encoding TRAP transporter substrate-binding protein DctP has translation MKKVTLTLGMLTALASAQALAVDEITAVHAFPPSLIYTQSFLEFVDKVNERGEGVVQINVRGGPEVIGLSEQPDAVRNGVVDMAYTAASFYAGTVPERDAMVASNTNAIYARENGGIDLLNEIHQEKMGTYYLGWFDSGVSYNFYTIEEPSVDADGNLSVSGLRLRSNPVYDAFFQDYLGAQPISLPTTDVYAALERSVVNATGWTQIGLKDLNWDRFLNYRVDPAFFSTDMGVIVNLDKWKQLSEESQQILQEVAIEHERESAEKLAELAEEQQAQLEADGMQVVTLEGEAAQRFSDAARDATWERMRRQMERHPSGLEHYDMLIEKFNDL, from the coding sequence ATGAAAAAAGTAACGCTTACCCTGGGCATGCTCACCGCCCTAGCTTCCGCTCAAGCGCTGGCCGTTGATGAAATCACCGCCGTGCATGCCTTTCCACCTTCGCTCATCTATACCCAGAGCTTTCTGGAGTTTGTCGATAAAGTAAACGAGCGCGGTGAAGGCGTGGTGCAGATTAACGTGCGTGGCGGTCCTGAAGTGATCGGCCTTTCCGAGCAGCCTGATGCAGTGCGCAACGGCGTGGTGGATATGGCCTATACCGCCGCAAGCTTCTACGCAGGTACCGTGCCAGAGCGCGATGCAATGGTGGCCTCTAACACCAATGCGATCTACGCGCGTGAAAATGGCGGCATCGACCTGCTCAATGAGATTCATCAAGAGAAGATGGGCACCTACTACTTGGGCTGGTTTGATAGTGGCGTCAGCTACAATTTTTATACCATCGAAGAGCCTTCCGTTGATGCCGACGGCAATCTGAGCGTTTCAGGCCTACGCCTACGCAGTAACCCGGTGTATGACGCCTTCTTCCAGGACTACCTAGGCGCGCAGCCGATTAGTCTGCCGACAACGGATGTTTACGCTGCCCTTGAACGGAGTGTGGTGAATGCCACCGGCTGGACCCAGATTGGTTTGAAAGATCTTAACTGGGACCGTTTCCTTAACTACCGAGTTGATCCTGCTTTCTTCTCCACAGACATGGGGGTCATCGTCAACCTGGACAAGTGGAAACAGCTCAGCGAAGAGTCCCAGCAGATCCTGCAGGAAGTGGCAATTGAGCATGAGCGCGAAAGCGCCGAGAAACTGGCTGAGCTAGCTGAAGAGCAGCAGGCGCAACTAGAAGCCGATGGCATGCAGGTAGTGACGCTTGAAGGTGAAGCTGCACAGCGTTTCTCAGATGCTGCCCGCGATGCTACCTGGGAGCGTATGCGCCGCCAGATGGAGCGCCATCCATCTGGTCTGGAGCACTATGATATGTTGATCGAAAAATTTAACGACCTGTAA
- a CDS encoding TRAP transporter small permease yields the protein MRYAQRGYLLLLNGMALLAAIMLVWLMVAVVLSVVIRNLGLQPSAWFFLSTEYAMFYLTLLGAPWLVRQKGHVHIELLTSVLPLPALNILSRGVSLLCVVVCGVLAWKGLDLFLLNIERTDYDVRAYFVPKWILTIVFPISFTLMAIEFGRFVVGHEILHSGEAGMKE from the coding sequence ATGCGCTACGCACAACGCGGCTATTTGCTGCTACTTAATGGCATGGCTCTTCTGGCCGCTATCATGCTGGTATGGCTGATGGTGGCCGTAGTGCTCTCGGTAGTCATCCGTAATTTGGGGCTCCAGCCCTCTGCGTGGTTTTTTCTTTCCACCGAGTACGCCATGTTTTACCTCACCCTGTTAGGGGCACCCTGGTTGGTGCGTCAAAAAGGGCACGTGCATATTGAGTTGCTGACCTCCGTCCTGCCTCTGCCAGCGCTCAACATTCTAAGCCGAGGAGTATCGCTGCTATGTGTCGTGGTGTGCGGTGTGCTGGCGTGGAAAGGATTGGATCTATTTCTGCTCAACATTGAGCGCACAGACTATGACGTGCGTGCCTACTTTGTGCCGAAGTGGATACTGACCATCGTATTTCCTATTAGCTTTACGTTAATGGCGATTGAGTTTGGCCGCTTTGTAGTGGGCCATGAAATACTTCACAGCGGCGAAGCGGGGATGAAAGAATAA
- a CDS encoding TRAP transporter large permease, protein MEWYFALAFLLSLILIFMAIGTPIALAFLAANVIGAWHFMGGQTGILQMLNNGFGALSSFNLVPIPLFLLMGELFFRTGLGMKMFNAVDQLMGKLPGRLSYVTVVGGTAFSTLSGSSMGSTALMGSLLVPEMERRGYKKKMAIGPILGTGGLAIIIPPSALAVLLATLAKVDIGALLIAGILPGLTLAGFYIVTIFIQTKLDPDAAPAYELEPVPLSAKLKLIVTDILPMLSVMVIIVAMMLMGFATPSEAAAFGALGVIILAFLFRCMTWEAFKLSVTGALKVTLMAYLIVFGSATFSQLLGFSGASGGLIGWATGFDLSPILMLLAMFAVLLVLGTFMEQISIMMLTVPIFFPLAQALGFDLVWFGIVVLLALEISFSTPPLGLLLFVMKGVAPPGTTMSEIYSAAIPYILCSMLLVAVLIVFPGLATWLPSMLQ, encoded by the coding sequence ATGGAATGGTACTTTGCGCTCGCTTTTCTGCTATCGCTGATTCTTATCTTTATGGCGATTGGCACTCCGATAGCTTTGGCATTTTTAGCCGCTAACGTCATTGGTGCCTGGCACTTTATGGGTGGCCAAACTGGCATCTTACAGATGCTCAACAACGGTTTCGGCGCGCTTTCAAGCTTCAACCTAGTCCCCATCCCGCTCTTTCTACTGATGGGCGAACTGTTTTTCCGAACCGGATTGGGCATGAAAATGTTCAATGCCGTTGACCAACTGATGGGCAAGCTACCTGGACGTTTGTCTTATGTGACAGTCGTGGGTGGAACAGCGTTTTCTACTTTAAGTGGCTCTTCTATGGGCTCCACAGCCTTGATGGGGTCGCTATTGGTACCGGAAATGGAGCGACGCGGCTATAAGAAGAAAATGGCCATTGGCCCCATTCTGGGGACCGGCGGTTTGGCGATCATTATTCCGCCTTCTGCGTTGGCGGTACTGCTGGCAACCTTGGCAAAAGTGGATATTGGCGCGCTGCTCATCGCTGGCATTTTGCCTGGGCTGACGCTGGCGGGGTTCTATATTGTCACCATTTTTATCCAAACCAAGCTGGACCCGGATGCCGCACCTGCTTATGAGTTAGAACCGGTGCCGCTAAGCGCTAAGCTCAAGCTGATAGTGACCGATATTCTCCCTATGCTGAGCGTCATGGTGATCATTGTTGCGATGATGCTGATGGGGTTTGCTACACCGTCGGAAGCCGCAGCATTTGGGGCATTGGGTGTGATTATCCTGGCGTTTCTTTTCCGCTGCATGACCTGGGAGGCGTTTAAGCTTTCGGTCACCGGCGCGCTAAAAGTCACGCTGATGGCTTATCTGATCGTATTTGGTTCGGCCACCTTCAGCCAGTTGCTCGGTTTCTCGGGCGCTTCGGGCGGTTTGATCGGTTGGGCAACAGGCTTTGATCTTTCCCCCATCCTGATGCTGTTAGCCATGTTTGCGGTACTGCTGGTGCTGGGCACCTTTATGGAGCAAATCTCCATCATGATGCTCACCGTGCCGATCTTCTTTCCGTTGGCGCAGGCACTTGGCTTTGATTTGGTGTGGTTCGGTATCGTCGTGTTGCTGGCACTGGAAATCAGCTTCTCAACACCACCATTAGGGCTGTTACTGTTTGTGATGAAAGGGGTAGCACCGCCGGGCACGACCATGAGTGAAATCTACTCGGCCGCGATTCCCTATATTCTCTGTTCGATGCTACTGGTCGCCGTGTTGATAGTGTTCCCAGGGCTCGCTACTTGGTTGCCTAGCATGCTGCAGTAA
- the zigA gene encoding zinc metallochaperone GTPase ZigA, whose product MTAFSPLPVTVLSGFLGAGKSTVLNHILANREGRRVAVIVNDMSEINIDGALVRGGPGESTLDRDVALNRSEERLIEMSNGCICCTLREDLLEEVSQLAREGKFDYLVIESTGISEPLPVAETFTFEDESGQSLSHVARLDTLVTVVDGANFLEQYREAQSLAEAGESLGEEDERNVADLLVDQIEFCDVLLISKTDLISQKELEALQAILRSLNPDAELVPITQGGVPLDKVLNTGKFNFERAQLAPGWLKEMRGEHVPETEEYGIGSFAYHARRPFHPQKFHDLLNQEWFGKGLLRSKGFFWLATRPQAAGQWSQAGGIAHHGPAGVFWKAIPEERWPTDPETRQFIMEKWQEPFGDMRQELVFIGQNLDQAKMREALDDCLLSEAELLEGIETWKKLSDPFPSWE is encoded by the coding sequence ATGACTGCGTTTTCTCCCCTACCCGTCACCGTGCTTTCGGGTTTTTTAGGTGCTGGTAAATCCACCGTACTCAACCATATTTTGGCCAATCGTGAAGGTCGTCGGGTGGCAGTGATCGTTAACGACATGAGTGAGATCAACATTGATGGTGCACTGGTGCGCGGTGGCCCTGGCGAATCGACGCTGGATAGAGATGTTGCTCTGAACCGCTCTGAAGAGCGCTTGATAGAGATGAGTAACGGCTGCATCTGCTGCACCCTGCGCGAAGACCTGCTGGAAGAAGTCAGCCAGCTGGCCAGAGAAGGAAAATTCGATTATCTGGTGATTGAATCCACTGGGATTTCCGAGCCGTTGCCCGTGGCGGAAACCTTCACTTTTGAAGATGAAAGCGGCCAGAGCCTTTCCCACGTTGCCCGGTTAGATACCCTGGTGACCGTTGTCGATGGGGCCAACTTTCTTGAGCAGTACCGCGAAGCGCAAAGCCTAGCAGAAGCCGGTGAAAGCTTGGGTGAAGAGGATGAGCGCAATGTCGCCGACCTGCTGGTCGATCAAATCGAGTTTTGCGATGTGTTGCTCATTAGTAAGACAGACCTAATCAGCCAAAAAGAGCTGGAAGCCCTGCAGGCGATTTTACGCTCGCTGAACCCTGATGCAGAACTAGTGCCGATCACCCAAGGTGGCGTGCCGTTGGATAAAGTACTCAATACCGGCAAGTTCAACTTTGAGCGGGCCCAACTGGCCCCCGGCTGGCTGAAAGAGATGCGCGGCGAGCATGTGCCTGAGACCGAAGAGTACGGCATTGGCAGCTTCGCTTACCACGCCCGTCGGCCCTTCCATCCGCAGAAATTCCACGATTTACTCAACCAGGAGTGGTTCGGCAAAGGCCTGTTACGTTCCAAAGGTTTCTTCTGGCTTGCCACCCGCCCCCAGGCCGCTGGTCAGTGGAGCCAAGCAGGCGGTATCGCTCACCACGGCCCGGCAGGTGTGTTCTGGAAAGCGATCCCCGAAGAGCGTTGGCCAACCGACCCAGAAACGCGTCAGTTTATCATGGAGAAGTGGCAGGAACCGTTTGGCGATATGCGCCAGGAGCTGGTTTTTATCGGCCAGAACCTGGATCAAGCTAAAATGCGCGAAGCGCTGGACGACTGCTTGCTAAGCGAGGCAGAACTACTGGAAGGCATAGAAACGTGGAAAAAATTATCTGACCCGTTCCCTTCCTGGGAGTAG
- a CDS encoding TIGR03643 family protein, with the protein MPKAPVKRFRRLPDDEQSRVIEMAWEDRTPFEAIETLFGLAEPDVIEVMRHQLKPASFRLWRKRVTGRATKHTALRSPDVLRGYCPTQYKR; encoded by the coding sequence ATGCCAAAAGCACCCGTTAAACGCTTTCGTCGCTTACCCGATGACGAGCAGTCACGCGTTATCGAGATGGCCTGGGAAGACCGAACGCCATTTGAAGCGATTGAAACGCTGTTTGGTTTAGCCGAACCGGATGTCATAGAGGTAATGCGTCACCAGCTCAAACCCGCTTCGTTTCGCCTATGGCGTAAACGCGTCACCGGCCGCGCGACAAAGCATACCGCGTTGCGTTCACCGGATGTTCTACGCGGCTACTGTCCCACGCAATATAAGCGCTGA